The following are from one region of the bacterium genome:
- a CDS encoding ATP-binding protein produces the protein MSKIRSVLVVDNNATIVELIAAHLGKAGYDVAKAFDGLQALDQLSATERLPDVILLDLIMPRLDGERLTRFLRQDPVYASIPIVILTGIAREDAGAVLAFGADAYIAKGRIEETMVHVLETFRWLEARGTGERRSVILGIEKLYPRDMTRELLHLKGHLDTMLRMLHEGVVEIDQDHRILYANPSASRLLGEEDHRLFGKGLASCFADSGAVDRFLGEIACGGRSAAPLQVEHGTRLLRLGFTSLVDRSNYCGGLVTIEDVTDRVRRERTLLELMEAIVRHAPVGLCLLDEGGTLRAVNPAFGRILRLPPGRPGVGSTVGQYLAGTGLAPESLLPPPGAAAGEQRTVEYTTAVLPERVVLAVTSSVIDTPEGRRVLLLTDDVTEKAAMERDLRRMNEELAKANRAKSTFLSMVSHELRTPLSVVRGYLSLVLEGKIGPEPERVLEALRVADKRARHLQHLIEELLDIARIESGRLSLRTEPIAVAKHIREVVDMFRDEQERKRLAIEVDVPEDLPHALADHDKLHQIFTNFLSNAVKFTGEGGRISVTGRAVGPTLEFDVSDTGIGIPPEKLDRVFEKFYQVDSSDKRLYPGTGLGLAIVKMIVAALGGSVRVASEVGRGTTFTLTLPQAGAAPAAPAAEAAPAQAAA, from the coding sequence ATGTCGAAGATCCGGAGCGTCCTCGTCGTCGACAACAACGCCACCATCGTCGAGCTCATCGCCGCCCACCTCGGCAAGGCCGGCTACGATGTCGCCAAGGCCTTCGACGGGCTGCAGGCGCTCGACCAGCTCTCGGCCACCGAACGGCTCCCCGACGTCATCCTCCTCGACCTGATCATGCCCCGCCTCGACGGCGAGCGCCTGACGCGCTTCCTGCGGCAGGACCCCGTCTACGCCTCGATCCCCATCGTCATCCTCACCGGGATCGCGCGCGAGGACGCGGGGGCCGTCCTCGCTTTCGGGGCGGACGCCTACATCGCGAAGGGGCGCATCGAGGAAACGATGGTCCACGTCCTCGAGACGTTCCGCTGGCTCGAGGCGCGCGGGACGGGCGAGCGGCGCTCGGTCATCCTCGGCATCGAGAAGCTCTACCCCCGCGACATGACCCGCGAGCTGCTCCACCTCAAGGGCCATCTCGACACGATGCTCCGGATGCTGCACGAGGGGGTGGTCGAGATCGACCAGGACCACCGCATCCTCTACGCGAACCCCTCGGCCAGCCGCCTGCTCGGCGAGGAGGACCACCGGCTCTTCGGCAAGGGGCTCGCGAGCTGCTTCGCGGACTCCGGCGCCGTCGACCGCTTCCTCGGGGAGATCGCCTGCGGCGGTCGCAGCGCCGCGCCGCTGCAGGTGGAGCACGGCACGCGGCTGCTGCGGCTCGGTTTCACGTCGCTGGTGGATCGCTCCAACTACTGCGGCGGGCTCGTGACCATCGAGGACGTCACGGACCGGGTCCGCCGCGAGCGCACGCTGCTCGAGCTGATGGAGGCGATCGTGCGGCACGCCCCGGTGGGGCTGTGCCTCCTGGACGAGGGCGGCACGCTGCGGGCGGTCAACCCCGCCTTCGGCCGCATCCTGCGGCTGCCCCCGGGGCGCCCCGGCGTGGGCTCGACGGTGGGCCAGTACCTCGCGGGGACCGGCCTCGCGCCGGAGTCGCTGCTGCCGCCGCCCGGCGCGGCCGCGGGGGAGCAGCGCACCGTCGAGTACACGACCGCGGTGCTGCCCGAGCGCGTCGTGCTCGCGGTCACCTCGTCGGTCATCGACACCCCCGAGGGCCGGCGCGTGCTGCTGCTCACGGACGACGTCACCGAGAAGGCGGCGATGGAGCGCGACCTGCGCCGGATGAACGAGGAACTCGCCAAGGCCAACCGCGCGAAGAGCACGTTCCTCTCGATGGTCTCGCACGAGCTGCGCACGCCGCTGTCCGTCGTGCGCGGCTACCTCTCGCTGGTGCTCGAGGGGAAGATCGGCCCGGAGCCCGAGCGGGTGCTCGAGGCCCTGCGCGTGGCGGACAAGCGGGCGCGGCACCTGCAGCACCTGATCGAGGAGCTCCTCGACATCGCGCGGATCGAGTCCGGCCGCCTCTCGCTGCGCACGGAGCCGATCGCGGTCGCCAAGCACATCCGCGAGGTCGTCGACATGTTCCGCGACGAGCAGGAGCGCAAGCGCCTCGCGATCGAGGTCGACGTGCCGGAGGACCTCCCGCACGCGCTCGCCGACCACGACAAGCTCCACCAGATCTTCACCAACTTCCTCTCCAACGCCGTGAAGTTCACCGGGGAGGGGGGGAGGATCAGCGTCACGGGCAGGGCGGTCGGCCCCACCCTGGAGTTCGACGTCTCGGACACGGGGATCGGCATCCCGCCCGAGAAGCTCGACCGCGTCTTCGAGAAGTTCTACCAGGTCGATTCCTCCGACAAGCGGCTCTACCCGGGGACGGG
- a CDS encoding ABC transporter ATP-binding protein: MSAPALELRALAHRYPDGTEALRGVDLRVAPGEAVGLVGPNGAGKSTLALSVVGFLHPSSGSVRVFGTEVGHPTLTEVRRRVGLVFQNPDDQLFMATLFDDVAFGPLNLGLPEQEVRRRVAEALAGVGLAGLEKKFPGHLSGGQKRSAALAGVLAMGPDLLLLDEPSSNLDPAGRRALIHQLAALPQARLVATHDLELVLDLCPRVVVLDGGRIVADGPSLEILADAALMARHRLEVPYSLRRDHEHRFPLAGTPHAGQHRGG, from the coding sequence GTGAGCGCCCCCGCCCTGGAGCTGCGGGCGCTCGCGCACCGCTACCCGGACGGCACCGAGGCGCTGCGCGGCGTCGACCTGCGCGTCGCCCCGGGCGAGGCCGTCGGCCTGGTCGGGCCCAACGGCGCAGGCAAGTCCACGCTCGCGCTCTCGGTCGTCGGCTTCCTGCACCCGAGCTCCGGCTCGGTGCGCGTCTTCGGCACGGAGGTCGGCCACCCGACGCTCACGGAGGTGCGCCGGCGCGTCGGGCTCGTCTTCCAGAACCCCGACGACCAGCTCTTCATGGCGACGCTTTTCGACGACGTCGCCTTCGGGCCGCTGAACCTCGGGCTGCCCGAGCAGGAGGTGCGCCGGCGCGTCGCGGAGGCGCTCGCGGGCGTCGGGCTCGCGGGGCTCGAGAAGAAGTTCCCCGGGCACCTCTCGGGCGGGCAGAAGCGCTCGGCCGCGCTCGCCGGCGTGCTCGCCATGGGTCCGGACCTGCTGCTGCTCGACGAGCCGTCCAGCAACCTCGACCCCGCCGGGAGGCGCGCGCTCATCCACCAGCTCGCGGCGCTGCCCCAGGCGCGACTCGTCGCCACCCACGACCTGGAGCTGGTGCTCGACCTCTGCCCGCGCGTGGTCGTGCTCGACGGCGGCCGGATCGTCGCCGACGGGCCCTCGCTGGAGATCCTCGCCGACGCGGCGCTGATGGCGCGCCACCGGCTCGAGGTCCCCTACTCGCTGCGCCGCGACCACGAGCACCGCTTCCCGCTCGCCGGCACCCCGCACGCGGGCCAGCACCGGGGAGGCTGA